A region of the Streptomyces sp. NBC_00442 genome:
CCCGGGAAGCGTGTGTACGGGCTCGGGGGAAGCGTGTGTACGAGTCCGCCGGGCGTCGCGCTGTTCGAATACCGGCTGGTCAGAGGCGGTTCTCCACAGATCTGGGGACTTTTGGCCGTCCACACCCTGGGGACCGCGAAGTTGTCCAGATTGCGTCCACAGGCGCGGCGGCTGATACTCCATCACTCCAGGTCAACAGCCTGTGGATTTGTGGGCATCCTCGTTCCACAGCTTGTGGACGAATTCTCTGTCCACAGCCTGTGGGCGAAGTTGTCCACCGGTGACCCACAGGCCTCGGTCCGTTGTCCCCAGCTTCTCCACAGCCCTGTCCACTGTTCGGCAACGCAACACCCGCAATCACCGGACCGAGTGAAAGCCGTCACACCAAGGGGGCAGGTTGGCCTGTGGGGAACCGGGGTAAAGCTGGGGACAGGGCTGGGGAGAACCACCCCTCTTCTGTGCATGGGGTGTGCAGAACTTTCGGGCGTCCACAGAAACCATGAGTTGTCCACTGGTTCCACCCACAGGGCCGGTGGACAAAAAACTGGGTGTGACCTGCGCAAACGGGGTTATCCACGGTTTCCACAGGCCCTACTACTACTCCCACTTAGAGTTAGCTGGGAATCCGCTTCGAAGTGGGGCCTGTGCACAACTGCCCGCCGGAGCTCCCGACGCCGCTCGACGCGACTTGACCCCGACGCGCACCGACTGTCAGCGGCGTACGTCAGACTGGTCCCCGGCGACAGCGCCGACGACGAAAGCCAGCAGGGCGAGCCAGCAACAGCAGGAGGCGGTTCCGGTGAAGATCCGGGTGGAGCGCGATGTACTCGCGGAGGCGGTGGCCTGGGTGGCCCGCAGCCTCCCGGCCCGTCCGCCCGCGCCCGTACTCGCGGGCCTTCTTCTGAAGGCGGAGGACGGCGCGCTCAGCTTCTCCAGCTTCGACTACGAGGTCTCGGCGCGGGTCTCGGTGGACGCCGAGGTCGACGAGGACGGCACGGTGCTCGTCTCCGGCCGCCTGCTCGCCGACATCTGCCGCGCCCTGCCCAACCGTCCGGTGGAGATTTCCACAGACGGTGTACGGGCGACCGTGGTCTGCGGCTCCTCCCGCTTCACCCTCCACACCCTGCCCGTGGAGGAGTACCCGGCGCTGCCGCAGATGCCCACCGCCACCGGCACCGTTCCCGGTGAGGTCTTCGCCTCGGCCGCCGCCCAGGTCGCCATCGCGGCCGGCCGGGACGACACCCTGCCCGTCCTGACCGGCGTGCGCATCGAGATCGAGGGCGACACCGTCACCCTGGCCTCCACCGACCGCTACCGCTTCGCGGTCCGCGAGTTCCTGTGGAAGCCGGAGAACCCGGACGCCTCCGCGGTCGCCCTGGTGCCCGCCAAGACGCTCCTGGACACCGCCAAGGCGCTCACGAGCGGCGACACGGTCACCCTGGCGCTGTCGGGCTCCGGAGCGGGCGAGGGTCTGATCGGCTTCGAGGGCGCCGGCCGGCGCACCACCACCCGCCTCCTCGAGGGTGACCTGCCGAAGTACCG
Encoded here:
- the dnaN gene encoding DNA polymerase III subunit beta, whose amino-acid sequence is MKIRVERDVLAEAVAWVARSLPARPPAPVLAGLLLKAEDGALSFSSFDYEVSARVSVDAEVDEDGTVLVSGRLLADICRALPNRPVEISTDGVRATVVCGSSRFTLHTLPVEEYPALPQMPTATGTVPGEVFASAAAQVAIAAGRDDTLPVLTGVRIEIEGDTVTLASTDRYRFAVREFLWKPENPDASAVALVPAKTLLDTAKALTSGDTVTLALSGSGAGEGLIGFEGAGRRTTTRLLEGDLPKYRTLFPTEFNSVAVIETAPFVEAVKRVSLVAERNTPVRLTFEQGVLILEAGSSDDAQAVERVDANLEGDDISIAFNPTFLLDGLSAIDSPVAQLAFTTSTKPALLSGKPAQDAEADDAYKYLIMPVRLSG